Part of the Plasmodium falciparum 3D7 genome assembly, chromosome: 10 genome, taaaatattaataaagcgtctttttttatatttttaaaattttatatattttttaatttttatatattttaacattAATTAGTATGCTTGGCCTTTCTTCGTTCACCTCTTCCTAAAGCATGGAAACCACTCTTAATGGTTGTAACAGAtctggaaaaaaaaaaaaaaaaaaaaaatatatatatatatatatatatatatatatagaagcaaatatatagaaatatgaaaattattaaatatatataaataaatatatattatatacatatatatatacatatatatatacatatatatatacatatatacatttatacatatatatttatttttttttatataggaCTAACCTTTTTGCTCCACAAGCATTACAGTGCTGATGAAAAAGTCTTGTCCTACTATCCTTTTCCATAGTTGTATTAGGACTTTTACACATTTGGCAAGTTACATATTcagtaatatattttcttaagaGTGCTTCAATATGTTTAGGTCCATACTTTCCCTTTAAAACTAATTGTCCTTCTCCTGCTATTGATCCTTCAGTTCCTAATTCTGCTAAAACAAAATGGAAAACATGTTCTTCATTTCTATTCATAATAGTACATATATCTTTAAAATTAATCCATGCTACTTTTTTTGATCCAACTCGAACTACTTGTGGGGGTTTaatagtatattttttagatatacataaatctatgttatgtttattaattaaatcttGAATTCGATGTAATAATTCATCAT contains:
- a CDS encoding eukaryotic translation initiation factor 2 subunit beta, which produces MEDKVEDAGSAFVDLDKIVNDDSKQLFDFGEKKKKKKKKEVVEKVEEIIIDGTGKVFERGAVYPYDELLHRIQDLINKHNIDLCISKKYTIKPPQVVRVGSKKVAWINFKDICTIMNRNEEHVFHFVLAELGTEGSIAGEGQLVLKGKYGPKHIEALLRKYITEYVTCQMCKSPNTTMEKDSRTRLFHQHCNACGAKRSVTTIKSGFHALGRGERRKAKHTN